In Helianthus annuus cultivar XRQ/B chromosome 8, HanXRQr2.0-SUNRISE, whole genome shotgun sequence, a single genomic region encodes these proteins:
- the LOC110870646 gene encoding uncharacterized protein LOC110870646, with amino-acid sequence MDENNVTFLNNLDWRSKLFTIKVKVLRLWIRVNPKREGVTVGIEMVVMDELGTRMQAIVWSKFMKKHEILLNEHECYYIFKSHLSVIKSNFKHFDKEHAISLNFDTSIKKCDNFDGSVYGIRLSSFESIKAGEVDIKYRVDFIGYVDEWSEPEVTKTKMGKDSKYIKLQLLDEEGIKLNCNLWDEYCDEMFGYIQSHKEDVHVVLLVQFGSFNKFVEKICKISSNGQKSIGSSGSISLADDFLFKHPFSNFRDITLLDKPCEVIVHGTTMGVDDKDDWYYLGCDECKRKVETTFVIEEVEDGAEEPK; translated from the exons ATGGATGAAAATAATGTTACTTTCTTAAACAATCTTGATTGGAGATCCAAGCTGTTTACCATCAAGGTCAAGGTGTTAAGACTTTGGATTCGTGTGAATCCAAAGAGAGAAGGAGTAACCGTTGGTATTGAAATGGTGGTCATGGATGAGCTG GGGACCAGGATGCAGGCTATTGTTTGGAGCAAGTTTATgaaaaaacatgaaattttgcttAATGAACATGAGTGTTATTACATTTTTAAATCTCATCTTTCTGTCATTAAGTCAAATTTCAAACACTTTGATAAGGAACATGCTATTAGCTTAAACTTTGATACATCGATTAAAAAGTGTGATAATTTTGATGGAAGTGTATATGGTATTCGGTTATCATCGTTTGAGTCCATTAAAGCCGGTGAAGTCGATATCAAGTATCGAGTTG atttcATTGGATATGTAGATGAGTGGTCTGAACCAGAAGTGACCAAAACGAAGATGGGAAAAGATAGCAAATACATTAAGTTGCAATTGCTGGATGAAGA GGGAATCAAGTTAAACTGCAATTTATGGGATGAGTACTGCGATGAGATGTTTGGTTACATTCAGAGCCATAAAGAAGATGTTCATGTTGTTCTGCTTGTGCAGTTTGGTAGTTTCAACAA GTTTGTTGAGAAGATATGTAAAATATCCTCTAATGGTCAGAAATCTATTGGTTCATCTGGAAGCATCAGTCTTGCGGATGACTTTTTATTCAAGCATCCGTTTTCCAATTTCCGTGATATTACGCTTTTGGATAAG CCTTGTGAGGTCATAGTTCATGGTACGACCATGGGTGTGGATGATAAAGATGATTGGTACTACCTTGGTTGTGATGAGTGCAAGCGGAAGGTGGAGACAACATTTGTTATTGAGGAAGTTGAAGACGGTGCTGAGGAACCAAAGTGA